The Spinacia oleracea cultivar Varoflay chromosome 2, BTI_SOV_V1, whole genome shotgun sequence DNA segment AAGTACTACTAGGCTACAATCAACACATCTGAATTCTGAACTCTGATAAACAAACAGTGTTTTCTTCATGGAATCTGAGAAAAGAAAACGAAAGAACGAAATAGACCGAGAAATAGCTAATACTATCATCTTCAACTAGGCTACATTCGAACTAATAATCAAAACCTCCAATTCTTCCAAACCCTATTTTCATGAGCATAATCCGCGTATAATGATCAACAATCCAGATCTTATGATTTCATATCATATAAAAGAATGATAAAACGGTCATAAGCTCGATTAACCTTTCCCCCATTTCCAATCTCCATCCCTAGCAGCCTTGTCTTATAGAAGTACAAAGAAAATGAATGCAATAATGCACAAAGAGTTATAAAAACATGGGAAAAAATGTGataaatgaaagtaaaaattaaaaaaaagggagGATAATAATAACCGCGAATGTAGTAATGTACCAATACCTCCATGAATCTTATTTTCGCGACTGAACCATTCTCTTATGCACCGAGGGGTACAAATCGCCCTCCTTTTGTGATGATTATCCCCTTTACAACCCAAATGTATGAGTTTTTGTGTGTAAAGCCCGGCCCAGCCTGAGCCGGATTTTGATCACCTCTATTTCGATATCCAGCCTACAAAATCCTCACGTATTCTGGTGCATCGGTTCTTGGCCCGTCTAAGGACCGGTAGATATAACACGTATCAACGAACTCTTCCTTGTCATCAACTGCTTCCATACGGTTAGAAAACACCTCGACTACCGATTGAGGCATTTCTCTAGCAATCTGCCTACAAGCAGGAAGAGTCAACCTACAAGCGGAAATCCAAAGGAATCTCATGTTGTATAAGTGGGGTAAAGCAGCCCGTAAAACCGAATCACCAAACGGGCTATCCCGAACCTCGAGTTTCAGCAATTTGGGGCAACCCTCAAGAACAGATTTCAGTGCCATGTCTGTATCCCCAGCAAAAGCAACTGAAAGGGTTCGAACCAGTTTCCCATATTCCCCAATGTACGCGAATGCCTTATCGGTTAACAGCCCGGAAACTGCAAGACGGGTGAGTTTCTTGCAATTCATGACAATGGCTCCAAACCCTTCATCCATTGGCTCGTTAGTGATGTGGTCGGGTCGGTGTCGACCCATTATACAAAGCCGGAAAACCACGAGATCTTGACAGTTTTTCGACATTGCAATAACAGCGGCATTAGTCATTCTTTGGCAGAAGTATAGTATAGATTCTAGTTTCCTACACCCTTCAGAAATAGCAAGCAAACCCACTTCAGAAACAAACCCTTCGCTGTCTTCCCGAGCATCGATTGGGAAAACACGAAGCTCTTTCAAATCTTTGCAAGTTGAGGCAACAGCTTGAAGCCCTTCATCCCCAACTGTATCTAGTACCTATGAGGAGCGAAATCGATTTAATAAACAAATGTTCAACCATAAGTTGTCGTTATCACTGTAAGTTTTCGGTTTTTGGGTTTGAAAGTCGcatgatttagattgaatcatgaactaaaaatAAGTGATACTTATAgtaatcatgttgattttgaaaactcaTAACAAAAAGCTGAAAACCTGGGCCAGTTTGATATCGTTTTTTGTttcagttttctgttttttataaaactaaaaaacaaaatataaaaactaGGAAAAATAGTTTCCAttttttgtttccagttttCAAAATCTACCTGCTTACAATAGATATCCCTAGTATTTTTTGAGTTCATGATTCAATATAAATCATATGACTTGCAAAAccaaagaaacagaaattaaaaaCTGACAGTGATAACGAACGAGCCCTACATTTATagttttcaacaaaaaaaacgatAATGAACGGGGCctaaaatatggcaaacaagATTGAAATAAGGAAACTGAAACCTACCCAAAAAATCTGAAGATTGTGGCAATGGCAAATCACTGATTTCAACTCCTCAGCATTAATATTCGCATAGCTAAAGTTCAACGAAGTGAGGTTAGCACAAACGGGGTGTATCACTGACAAGAACAACGGCGTGATTTCTCTAAACCCAGATAAACAAACGAGGGATTTACAAGCAGCAAAAGCAGCTCGATAATCCAAGTTTTGCGATGGATCCCAAATCTCGGGTGGGCTAAATGACCCAGTTCCTAAATGGGTTAACTGAGGAGCTCGAACCAACAATCGATACAATTGATCAATGGAAACTGATCGATTCACTCTAAGCTTCTTCAAGTTTGGGGATCGGGTTAAAAGCTTCTCCAATGCATTGAAATTAATGGGGAAATCGATGCATTCGAAGCTTAATGATTCAAGACAAGTCCCAGATTCTGGAAAACCAGATATCCAATCCACTTCATCATCATTTACTTCATCCTCAAACAGATCCAATACTCTCAATTGTCTGAACAAATACAACCAAACCAAAATTAAGCAAACAAAACTATCAACATCAATGTTCTCTACTCTACTAATTGCGCTTTTTTTCTAAGTTATCcgttaattaactttaaaaagcAACTTAAAATCCCCAATAAAAACCAGATATCCAATCTACTTCATCGTCATTCACTTCATCCTCAAACAGATCCAACACTCTCAATTGTCTGAACAAATACATCAATTGTCTGAACAAATACATCAATTGTCTGAACAAATACAACCAAACCAAAATTAAGCAAATAAAACTATCAACATCAATGTTTTCTACTCTACTAATTGCGCATTTTTTCTAAATTATCcgttaattaactttaaaaagcAACTTAAAAAAACCCAATAAAAACCCACTTTTTAACTTCTTCTTTTTCCATTTTCAGATCTGGGTCTTTTTCGCAAAATCACAACACAAATATAGACAGACATTTGAAAAGAAAACTAATCACTACTACCCAGATGATTTAACATTTAACACTTAACATTTAGCAAAATGcaaaattaaaacataaaattGGAAGACGAACCTGCACTTAGAAGCAAGAATAGCAAGACCATTCGTCCCAAAAGCTTCGCAACAAACAAGAGTTAACTCCTTTAATGAAGAAAAAGACTTGGAAATTAGCTCAAGATCAGAATCAGTAACACTCATACGTTTTAGATGAATCTTTTCAAGCCAAGGGTAAGCTTGACCAAAACCAGACAACCATGGAGTAGAGTGAGCTCCCCAGTTAAAAGGGGTTAACCCGAAATCAGCAAACCGGGGTTTTCCTTTGATGACAGCGGATCTAACCCGTTTGAACCGGTCCGTCGCACGGGCGGGTCCCACCGCGTAGCAGTTCCCGACGAAGAGGTCGGATCGGGTTAGGGCCTCGGCCCGGTACCATGACTTGCAGACGAGGGAGACGGAGTTCCTGTCGCGGCGGCAGGTGAGGAAGTGGAGGACGTTCTCTAAGACGTTCTCCAACACCTGATCCGGACATGGCGGGGTGTAAAATGATAAACCAGAGGTAGAAGAAGACACCCCGCCATGCCcgggaacaacaacaacagaccCGGACCCGATCGTGGTGGGTTCGTCGTCGggtctgttgttgttgttaatcTCTCTCATCCGCCGAGATGAATTGATGGATCGATCTCGGGGGGAGAGAGAGAAATGGTAGACTGaactgaaaaaaataaaaataaggaaAGAGATTTGCTAGGGTTGAAGGAGAGAAAGAAGGAGAAGGATTGGTGGGATTTGGGGGAAGGAATGAATGAGTGTGAGTGGGTAatggggagagagagaaagatgggGGGATTAATAATG contains these protein-coding regions:
- the LOC110802062 gene encoding transport inhibitor response 1-like protein, with amino-acid sequence MREINNNNRPDDEPTTIGSGSVVVVPGHGGVSSSTSGLSFYTPPCPDQVLENVLENVLHFLTCRRDRNSVSLVCKSWYRAEALTRSDLFVGNCYAVGPARATDRFKRVRSAVIKGKPRFADFGLTPFNWGAHSTPWLSGFGQAYPWLEKIHLKRMSVTDSDLELISKSFSSLKELTLVCCEAFGTNGLAILASKCRQLRVLDLFEDEVNDDEVDWISGFPESGTCLESLSFECIDFPINFNALEKLLTRSPNLKKLRVNRSVSIDQLYRLLVRAPQLTHLGTGSFSPPEIWDPSQNLDYRAAFAACKSLVCLSGFREITPLFLSVIHPVCANLTSLNFSYANINAEELKSVICHCHNLQIFWVLDTVGDEGLQAVASTCKDLKELRVFPIDAREDSEGFVSEVGLLAISEGCRKLESILYFCQRMTNAAVIAMSKNCQDLVVFRLCIMGRHRPDHITNEPMDEGFGAIVMNCKKLTRLAVSGLLTDKAFAYIGEYGKLVRTLSVAFAGDTDMALKSVLEGCPKLLKLEVRDSPFGDSVLRAALPHLYNMRFLWISACRLTLPACRQIAREMPQSVVEVFSNRMEAVDDKEEFVDTCYIYRSLDGPRTDAPEYVRIL